From one Trifolium pratense cultivar HEN17-A07 linkage group LG1, ARS_RC_1.1, whole genome shotgun sequence genomic stretch:
- the LOC123896580 gene encoding protein argonaute 10-like, translating into MPVRQMKESSEQHIVIKTNLQNPNKIPPKASQNGKAPPPNSVENHSQISPQARNKGRRRGRGGRKSDQVEILMRPSSRPCTAITSISNGYNSSNIDVGFPTSNKSLNFAPRPGFGTVGTKCIVKANHFFAELPDKDLNQYDVTITPEVSSRTVNRSIIAELVRLYKESDLGMRLPAYDGRKSLYTAGQLPFSWKDFKIKLVDEEDGVNGPKRVKEYRVVIKFVARANLHHLGQFLAGKRAEAPQEALQILDIVLRELSTKRYCPIGRSFFSPDIRKPQRLGEGLESWCGFYQSIRPTQMGLSLNIDMASAAFIEPLPVVEFVGQLLGKDVLSRPLSDADRIKIKKGLRGVKVEVTHRGSVRRKYRVSGLTSQPTRELVFPVDENSTMKSVVEYFQEMYGFTIQYTHLPCLQVGNQKKANYLPMEACKIVEGQRYTKRLNEKQITSLLKVTCQRPRDRENDILQTVQHNAYDQDPYAKEFGINISEKLASVEARILPAPWLKYHESGKEKNCLPHVGQWNMMNKKMINGMAVNRWACINFSRSVQDSVTRTFCNDLALMCQVSGMEFNLEPVIPIYNAKPEQVEKALKHVYHVSTNKTKGKELELLLAILPDNNGSLYGDLKRICETDLGLISQCCLTKHVFKITKQYLANVSLKINVKMGGRNTVLLDAVSYRIPLVSDIPTIIFGADVTHPENGEDTSPSIAAVVASQDWPEVTKYAGLVCAQAHRQELIQDLYKTWHDPVRGTVSGGMIRDLLISYRKATGQKPLRIIFYRDGVSEGQFYQVLLYELDAIRKACASLEPNYQPPVTFIIVQKRHHTRLFPNNHRDRSSTDKSGNILPGTVVDTKICHPTEFDFYLCSHAGIQGTSRPAHYHVLWDENNFTADGIQSLTNNLCYTYARCTRSVSIVPPAYYAHLAAFRARFYMEPEMQQENGSSGDGNSSHNSSKGTTRAAGECGVKPLPALKDNVKRVMFYC; encoded by the exons ATGCCAGTGAGACAAATGAAAGAAAGCTCAGAGCAACACATTGTGATTAAAACCAATTTGCAAAACCCTAATAAGATTCCACCAAAGGCTTCTCAAAATGGAAAAGCTCCACCACCAAATTCAGTAGAAAACCATAGTCAAATTTCACCTCAAGCAAGGAacaaaggaagaagaagaggaagaggtGGAAGAAAATCTGATCAAGTAGAAATTTTGATGAGACCAAGTTCAAGACCATGTACTGCAATAACAAGTATTTCAAATGGTTACAATTCTAGTAACATTGATGTTGGTTTTCCTACTTCAAACAAGTCTTTGAACTTTGCTCCTAGACCTGGATTTGGAACAGTTGGGACAAAATGTATTGTGAAGGCTAATCACTTCTTTGCAGAGTTACCAGACAAGGACTTAAACCAATATGAT GTTACTATTACCCCTGAAGTGTCATCAAGAACAGTAAACAGGTCCATTATAGCTGAGCTTGTGAGGTTGTATAAAGAGTCTGACTTAGGGATGAGGCTTCCAGCTTATGATGGCAGAAAAAGTCTGTATACTGCAGGACAGCTACCCTTTTCCTGGAAAGATTTTAAGATTAAGCTTGTTGATGAAGAGGATGGAGTTAATGGCCCCAA aAGGGTAAAGGAGTACAGAGTGGTGATCAAGTTTGTTGCTAGAGCAAACTTGCATCATTTGGGCCAGTTTCTAGCTGGTAAGCGTGCCGAAGCACCGCAGGAGGCGCTTCAAATTCTTGATATTGTCCTAAGAGAGCTATCAACTAAGAG GTATTGCCCCATTGGGAGGTCTTTCTTTTCACCTGATATAAGAAAACCACAACGGCTTGGAGAGGGATTGGAATCATGGTGTGGATTCTACCAGAGCATAAGGCCTACTCAGATGGGCCTTTCCCTCAATATTG ATATGGCATCTGCTGCGTTCATCGAGCCTCTTCCAGTTGTAGAATTTGTTGGTCAGCTGCTAGGAAAAGACGTGCTGTCCAGGCCATTGTCGGATGCTGATCGAATCAAG ATTAAGAAAGGCCTTAGAGGAGTTAAAGTTGAAGTAACACACAGAGGAAGTGTAAGAAGAAAATATCGTGTTTCAGGGTTAACTTCTCAACCAACAAGAGAGCTTGT GTTTCCTGTTGATGAGAATTCAACTATGAAGTCAGTAGTTGAATATTTTCAAGAGATGTATGGTTTCACGATTCAATATACTCACCTTCCTTGCCTTCAAGTAGGCAACCAAAAGAAGGCTAATTACTTGCCTATGGAG GCATGCAAAATTGTTGAAGGGCAACGTTATACGAAAAGATTGAATGAAAAGCAAATTACTTCTCTATTGAAAGTTACTTGTCAGAGACCCCGCGATCGGGAAAATGACATTTTACAAACCGTTCAACATAATGCTTATGACCAAGATCCTTATGCAAAGGAATTTGGAATTAACATCAGCGAGAAGCTAGCTTCTGTCGAAGCTCGAATTCTTCCTGCTCCTTGG CTTAAATATCACGAAAGTGGGAAAGAAAAGAACTGTTTACCCCATGTTGGCCAGTGGAATATGATGAATAAG AAAATGATTAATGGAATGGCTGTTAACCGGTGGGCATGCATAAATTTCTCACGGAGCGTGCAAGATAGTGTTACTCGCACTTTTTGTAATGATCTCGCTCTAATGTGTCAAGTATCTGGCATG GAATTTAATTTGGAGCCTGTTATACCTATCTACAATGCGAAGCCTGAGCAAGTGGAGAAAGCTTTGAAGCATGTTTACCATGTGTCAACAAACAAAACTAAAGGAAAGGAATTGGAGCTTTTGCTAGCAATATTGCCAGACAATAATGGTTCTCTCTATG GTGATCTCAAGCGAATCTGTGAAACTGACCTTGGTTTAATTTCACAATGCTGTCTTACAAAGCATGTCTTCAAAATCACTAAACAGTATTTGGCTAATGTGTCTCTGAAGATCAATGTTAAG ATGGGGGGTAGAAACACTGTTCTTCTTGACGCTGTAAGCTATAGAATACCATTGGTTAGCGACATTCCAACCATAATTTTTGGAGCAGATGTTACACACCCTGAAAATGGAGAAGACACTAGCCCCTCAATAGCAGCT GTAGTAGCGTCCCAAGATTGGCCCGAAGTGACAAAATATGCTGGTTTAGTATGTGCTCAAGCTCATAGACAAGAACTTATACAAGATTTATACAAAACTTGGCATGATCCTGTTCGAGGCACAGTTAGTGGCGGCATGATAAG AGATTTACTGATTTCCTATAGAAAAGCAACGGGACAAAAGCCGCTACGAATTATATTTTACAG GGATGGTGTAAGTGAAGGACAATTTTACCAAGTTTTACTTTATGAGTTGGACGCAATCCGGAAG GCATGTGCATCCTTAGAACCAAACTATCAGCCTCCAGTAACTTTCATCATTGTACAAAAAAGACATCATACTCGGTTATTCCCAAACAACCATAGAGACAGGAGTAGCACAGATAAGAGTGGAAATATATTGCCTG GGACTGTTGTCGATACTAAAATTTGCCATCCAACGGAATTTGATTTTTATCTCTGCAGTCATGCTGGCATCCAG GGTACTAGTCGGCCAGCTCACTATCATGTTCTATGGGACGAAAACAATTTCACAGCAGATGGAATCCAATCTTTAACAAACAATCTTTGTTATACATATGCTAGGTGCACACGATCCGTATCCATTG TTCCACCAGCATATTATGCACATTTAGCAGCTTTTCGAGCCCGTTTCTATATGGAACCAGAAATGCAACAAGAGAATGGTTCTTCAGGTGATGGTAATTCTAGTCATAATAGTTCCAAGGGAACAACAAGAGCAGCTGGAGAATGTGGTGTTAAGCCATTACCAGCTTTGAAAGATAATGTTAAGAGAGTGATGTTTTACTGTTAA
- the LOC123897124 gene encoding transcription initiation factor TFIID subunit 8-like: MTPNEQSQINTKTLISPPKNTTDRTRASDDDFGRATAKIAVAQLCEATGFHAVKDSALESFSDIIIRYLIDFSKTAKFYSNLAGRSECSLFDLIRAWEDLEAPRGFSNGMKEIMNYAESMPEIPFAQPIPHFPVIRERRIIPSFVQMGETPPAKHIPPWLPALPDPHTYIHTPVWDERVSDPREDKVEQARQRRKAERSLLNLQKRLLLSNSNSNRNRNESTETTRTKTRSDPDEDADVDVAPVVLPTKLPIVDGDRVSVLEAFAPAIEKLGGGGVLCDDDDDEIEGGKKVIPAATSRPTVHFKFRTGKKFIGESFDDRNKKKGALQAISLVGREDERDDKKRRAEYILRQSMENPQELTLL, translated from the coding sequence aTGACACCGAACGAACAATCCCAAATCAATACCAAAACCCTAATTTCGCCTCCAAAAAACACAACCGACAGAACAAGAGCTTCCGACGACGACTTCGGCCGAGCAACGGCAAAAATCGCGGTGGCACAACTATGTGAAGCCACAGGTTTTCACGCCGTCAAAGACTCCGCTCTTGAATCCTTCTCCGACATCATAATCCGTTACCTAATCGACTTCAGCAAAACGGCGAAATTCTACTCCAACCTCGCAGGTAGATCAGAATGCAGTTTATTCGATTTGATTCGTGCTTGGGAAGATTTAGAAGCTCCTCGAGGGTTTTCAAACGGTATGAAAGAAATTATGAATTACGCTGAATCTATGCCTGAAATTCCTTTTGCTCAACCGATTCCTCATTTTCCGGTGATTCGTGAACGGAGAATCATTCCGAGTTTTGTACAAATGGGTGAAACTCCACCGGCAAAGCATATTCCACCGTGGTTACCGGCATTACCGGATCCTCATACTTACATTCATACTCCTGTGTGGGATGAAAGAGTCTCTGATCCTCGTGAGGATAAGGTTGAACAAGCTAGACAGCGTAGAAAGGCTGAGAGATCATTGTTGAATTTGCAGAAGCGTTTGTTGCTTAGTAACAGTAACAGTAACCGTAATCGAAACGAATCCACAGaaacaacaagaacaaaaacaagaagTGATCCTGATGAAGATGCAGATGTAGATGTTGCTCCGGTTGTTTTGCCGACTAAGCTACCGATTGTTGATGGTGACCGTGTTTCGGTGTTGGAGGCATTTGCTCCTGCAATTGAGAAGCTAGGGGGTGGTGGTGTTTTGTgtgatgacgatgatgatgagaTTGAAGGGGGAAAGAAGGTTATTCCTGCTGCTACTTCGAGGCCTACTGTGCATTTCAAGTTTAGAACTGGGAAAAAGTTCATTGGGGAGTCTTTCGATGATAGAAATAAGAAGAAGGGTGCTTTGCAAGCGATATCTTTGGTTGGTAGAGAAGATGAAAGAGATGATAAGAAAAGGAGAGCTGAATATATTCTTAGGCAGTCTATGGAGAATCCACAAGAACTCACTCTCTTATAG